In Aquipuribacter hungaricus, a single genomic region encodes these proteins:
- a CDS encoding M23 family metallopeptidase — protein VATRQALAEAARAEAARPAAGSAATVGAAQPQADTHSAPGWLSLPFEGARTSSQYGYRTHPVLGYRKLHTGTDFAAPCGTPITAGADGTVVSAGWGGGFGNLVVVAHGDVGGSSLSTAYAHQSRLAVSAGEQVSRGQLIGYVGTTGTSTGCHLHLEVRVSGTPVDPRRYL, from the coding sequence GTCGCCACGAGGCAGGCGCTGGCCGAGGCCGCCCGGGCCGAGGCAGCCCGGCCCGCGGCCGGCAGCGCCGCGACCGTCGGCGCCGCCCAACCCCAGGCGGACACCCACTCCGCCCCGGGCTGGCTGTCCCTGCCGTTCGAGGGCGCGCGCACCTCGTCGCAGTACGGGTACCGGACCCACCCGGTCCTCGGGTACCGCAAGCTGCACACCGGCACCGACTTCGCGGCGCCGTGCGGCACCCCGATCACGGCCGGCGCCGACGGCACGGTCGTCAGCGCCGGCTGGGGCGGAGGGTTCGGCAACCTCGTGGTCGTCGCGCACGGCGACGTCGGCGGCAGCTCCCTGTCCACGGCCTACGCCCACCAGAGCCGGCTCGCCGTCAGCGCTGGCGAGCAGGTCAGCCGCGGGCAGCTCATCGGGTACGTCGGCACCACCGGCACGTCGACCGGCTGCCACCTGCACCTGGAGGTCCGGGTCTCGGGCACCCCCGTCGACCCGAGGCGCTACCTCTGA
- the idi gene encoding isopentenyl-diphosphate Delta-isomerase, giving the protein MSPVEMVVLVDEEGREVGLAPKATVHTSTTPLHRAFSCYVFDTDDRLLITRRAADKRTFPGLWTNSVCGHPGPGETDRDAITRRGAAELRLQVHDVAPVLPRFRYRAEHQGVVENEVCPVYLARAVDPAAITPDPTEVADLRWTTWDELLDAVRSRPGTFSPWSRTQTRLMAADGQPSRYLVRRTAPALAEEGRTT; this is encoded by the coding sequence GTGAGCCCGGTCGAGATGGTCGTGCTGGTCGACGAGGAGGGCCGCGAGGTCGGGCTCGCCCCGAAGGCGACCGTGCACACCTCGACGACTCCCCTGCACCGGGCGTTCTCCTGCTACGTCTTCGACACGGACGACCGCCTGCTGATCACCCGCCGGGCCGCGGACAAGCGGACCTTCCCGGGCTTGTGGACCAACAGCGTCTGCGGGCACCCCGGCCCGGGAGAGACCGACCGGGACGCGATCACCCGTCGAGGTGCTGCCGAGCTCCGGCTGCAGGTGCACGACGTCGCACCGGTGCTGCCCCGCTTCCGCTACCGCGCCGAGCACCAGGGTGTGGTGGAGAACGAGGTCTGCCCCGTCTACCTCGCCCGAGCCGTCGACCCCGCAGCCATCACCCCCGACCCGACCGAGGTCGCCGACCTGCGCTGGACCACCTGGGACGAGCTCCTGGACGCGGTGCGGTCCCGCCCCGGCACGTTCTCGCCCTGGTCCAGGACCCAGACCCGGCTGATGGCTGCCGACGGCCAGCCGTCGCGCTACCTGGTCCGCAGGACCGCACCCGCCCTGGCTGAGGAAGGGCGGACGACGTAG